In the Deltaproteobacteria bacterium genome, TTCGCGAGGCACAAGGCTGGTATAATCTTTGCCTCTCCGCAACAGGAGATCGGAGCACAACCAAGGAAAGGAGATCCGTCTGAAACTTGCCTCGGGAACGATGAGTTTGGCGATTCTCATCTGGTTACTGCTATCTCCGTCGAATGAGCAGGGCGTCATCTACTATGTCCGAACGGACGGGGGAACCGCCGATCAATGCACGGGCCTCAAAGACGCGCCGTACCCCGGATTCGGAACCGATCAGCCTTGCGCCTGGTCTCACCCGTTCTGGGCCTTGAACAACAGCGGGGAATGGAAAATCCAGGGGGGTGAAACCCTGGTCATCGCGAGCGGGTCCTACCGCATGGGCATAGGCGCCCCCAATTCGGACTGGTGCGGAGCTGCATGGGCGTATGACTGTCATCTGCCGCCTCTGCCGTCAGGTCCTTCCCCGGCCAACCCCACCCGTATGCTGGGGGCCGGGTGGAATCAGGGTTGCGCCGATCCACCCGAGCTGTGGGGCGCTGAAAGACCCTGGCAAATCCTCGGCCTGGCGGGCACGGATAACGCTGTCGTCGCCTGCCTGGAACTCACCGATCATTCCGACTGTGTCGAATCCCACGCAAACCCCGCAATTCGATGCGAACGAGATGCCCCACCGTTCGGAGATTGGGCGGCTTTCGGCATCAGCGCATCGGATTCTTCCAACGTGACGCTGAAAGACCTGGATATCCACGGCCTCGCAGGAGGGGGCATTCACGCCGGCCGGCTGGCGGACTGGACCGTTGATAACGTTCGAATCGCCGGCAACGGCTGGGTGGGATGGGACGGTGACATTTACGGCATTGACGCCAACACCGGAACCATGGTCTTTAAAAAATGGACGGTGGAATGGAACGGCTGCGCGGAATCCTACCCTGAAGAAACAATGAACAACTGCTGGGCTCAGACAGCCGGCGGATACGGCGACGGAGTCGGTACGGGAGAGACCGGCGGGAATTGGGTCATCGAAGATTCGATATTCAGATACAACACTTCGGACGGGCTTGACCTGCTGTATACCCGTCTTCCTAGCCAAATCACGATCAGAAGAACCCAATCCTACGGCAATGCCGGGAACCAGATCAAGGTCAACGGTCCCTCGCGCATCGAGAACAGCCTGATGAGGAGCGACTGCGGATTTTTCAACGGGAAATCCTTCACGTATCAAGTGGACGATTGCCGCGCGGGCGGCGCCGCGCTGGCGTTCGCCCTCAGGCCGGACACCGCCGTGTCGTTGGTCAATTCAACCCTTACCGGGCATGGCGACTGCCTCCTTACCGCCGAATGCGACGACGGTAGCTGCAATGGATCCGAAACCGTCACCATCCAGAACACTATTTTTGTCGGCAACCGGGAGTTCCTGGATCCGGAAGACACCACCTGCTATATCTGGTTCGACCAAATGAATCTGTATGATACTCAGATCGACTACAACGTGGTGTACCGTGCAAAACCAGGGAACATCGGCTTGTCGGAAAATGACCTCTCCCAGGATCCTCAAGTGGTCGACGACACCCTGGAAACGTTTGACGGTCACCTGGAAGCCGCCGGTCCGGCCATCGACAGCGGCGCGCCTGTGGGCGGGCTGGGCGGATTGATTCCGAACCACGACTTGGAAGGATTCAGCCGCCCCCAGGGCGGCGGCGTAGACCGCGGGGCCTACGAGCGGGTGAATTCGCCCTGAATCCTCCGCGGTTTTCATGGACACCGGATGAGGTAAGAGAGTATGATATAAAAGTGGTGTCCGCACGTTAAAAGATCGTGGACCGAAAGCAGGCCCATGGGAGAGAGCCCGGCGCGGCGCTCCCCCCCTGTTGCGGGAGTTTTACCTATAGCCCGAAACAGGGGTTTCTCCCACTTCCTAGGAAAATCCCCCATTCGTAAAATGAGAATCGTCCCGGATAGGAACGCCCGCCGTCCCATGTTATGGTCGAAAAATCCGGAGTCCAACCGGAGAGAGGCTGTTATCGATCTCATACCATCAAGCCGGTACGATGAAAAAGAGAACCACCGGAAGAGCCCTTTACCGAAAACAGTGGAAATCAGCCGTTTCTCGTATAAACAAATTCGTGTTTACCTGGACTCGGGGCTCCAAAGACCCGACACGGGCCATCCGTACCTCGCAACCGGCAAAAACGGCCCAAAAACAGCAAGACGAGGTTAACATCTTTCCACCGGACGAAGCCGTATGCCCGGCAAGACCGGGACTGCTCGATCACGTCAGGGCGCTTACAGGGGATGAGGCCGCCGGGTATTTCTCGCGCCTTGTGGAACAGAGGGTTCCCATACACGTAGGTACACCCCGTGCAAAGAATCGCCGGAGTGAAGAAGACGATCTCCTCGAAACCGCCCACTTCGCGGGAGCTTTTCTGCTTCCGGAACTTGCCACGCATGCGAAGTGGTTCACGTTTTTAGCCCGGACAGGTCGGGCGTGTTCTCGGAGACCCTGCCCTAGACCTCTCTTTTTCAGCTTATCGAAAACAACCGCGGAAAAGGAGATGAGTTTCATCCCGAGGTCCCTTTGGACGGAGCATTTCCGTCG is a window encoding:
- a CDS encoding right-handed parallel beta-helix repeat-containing protein — translated: MAILIWLLLSPSNEQGVIYYVRTDGGTADQCTGLKDAPYPGFGTDQPCAWSHPFWALNNSGEWKIQGGETLVIASGSYRMGIGAPNSDWCGAAWAYDCHLPPLPSGPSPANPTRMLGAGWNQGCADPPELWGAERPWQILGLAGTDNAVVACLELTDHSDCVESHANPAIRCERDAPPFGDWAAFGISASDSSNVTLKDLDIHGLAGGGIHAGRLADWTVDNVRIAGNGWVGWDGDIYGIDANTGTMVFKKWTVEWNGCAESYPEETMNNCWAQTAGGYGDGVGTGETGGNWVIEDSIFRYNTSDGLDLLYTRLPSQITIRRTQSYGNAGNQIKVNGPSRIENSLMRSDCGFFNGKSFTYQVDDCRAGGAALAFALRPDTAVSLVNSTLTGHGDCLLTAECDDGSCNGSETVTIQNTIFVGNREFLDPEDTTCYIWFDQMNLYDTQIDYNVVYRAKPGNIGLSENDLSQDPQVVDDTLETFDGHLEAAGPAIDSGAPVGGLGGLIPNHDLEGFSRPQGGGVDRGAYERVNSP